The following is a genomic window from Planctomycetota bacterium.
AATCGTTGGGGCTTGGGTTATCCGCTGTTGGGCTGTGCGCGTTGGCGAGTTCGTGTAAATCACCTGAGCCGGGTTGCTCCGCAACGCTGGTGCCTCGCTGTTCGATGACGTGTCTCACCCCGCTACCCCAGCTTTGCGGAGCAACGCGGCTCAGGTGATTTCCACGAACTCGCCATCGCGCAGTGCCCAACTGCGGATAACCCATGCCCCATCGATTCGACCGATTATCGAGTACACATACCCCGGCCACGCCGCGGCGAGGTCCGTCGCACTGGGCACTGGCTCGGCGTCGGGGTGGCTGTGGTAGATGCCGACGATGCGATGTGCGCGATCAAGCCGCAGCATCATCAAGGGATCAATCGCAAAGCGATGGTGCTTCTCTTCCGCAACGTTTTCACATGCGATCGCCGTGCCTTCGGCGAGCAGGACGCCGCAGCATTCGTGCGGATCGGCCGCCTCGGCTTCGGCGACGAGTCGGGCGCGGGTTTCGTGGGGCAGTTGCACGGAGTGGACGTTATCATGCCTGGATGCCGCCGGTGATCGAGCCGCAATCCCGACCGACTTTG
Proteins encoded in this region:
- a CDS encoding M67 family metallopeptidase, whose protein sequence is MQLPHETRARLVAEAEAADPHECCGVLLAEGTAIACENVAEEKHHRFAIDPLMMLRLDRAHRIVGIYHSHPDAEPVPSATDLAAAWPGYVYSIIGRIDGAWVIRSWALRDGEFVEIT